A stretch of the Aminipila terrae genome encodes the following:
- the gatC gene encoding Asp-tRNA(Asn)/Glu-tRNA(Gln) amidotransferase subunit GatC, producing MIITDSLIDYISDLSRLELEEEEKQRAKKDLTDILNYMDKLNELDTKGMSEMSHPFDNLNCFREDDVTNRDKREEMLMNAPDCKGDYFKVHKTVE from the coding sequence TATATCAGTGATTTATCCAGACTGGAACTGGAGGAAGAAGAAAAACAAAGAGCCAAAAAGGATTTGACTGATATATTAAATTACATGGACAAACTCAATGAACTTGATACAAAAGGCATGAGTGAAATGTCACATCCATTTGATAACCTAAACTGCTTTAGGGAAGATGATGTGACCAATAGGGATAAACGGGAAGAGATGCTTATGAATGCTCCTGATTGTAAAGGAGATTATTTCAAGGTACACAAAACAGTTGAGTAG